From the genome of Alphaproteobacteria bacterium, one region includes:
- the cobI gene encoding precorrin-2 C(20)-methyltransferase, whose protein sequence is MTVTRTAPTGTVIGIGVGPGDPELITVKGARLLSETMVVAYPAPETGDSLARAIAAPHLHHGATEIAIRMPLSANRFPVEAVYDRAAEEIGGHLARGENVAVLCEGDPFFYGSFMYLFARLAEDWPVDVVPGVSSLTACAAVTGTPLAALTDVLTVLPAPLPDDTLRVRLADTDAAAIIKVGRHLPRIRALLDELGLANRAQYVEHATMDRQVISSLEAVPRTAAPYFSMILVHKRGTAWS, encoded by the coding sequence ATGACCGTGACGCGCACGGCGCCGACCGGTACCGTCATCGGCATCGGCGTCGGCCCCGGCGACCCCGAACTGATTACCGTCAAGGGCGCCCGTCTGCTTTCCGAGACGATGGTCGTTGCCTATCCCGCACCGGAAACAGGCGACAGCCTGGCCCGCGCCATCGCCGCACCCCATCTGCACCACGGCGCGACGGAGATTGCGATCCGGATGCCGCTGTCCGCCAACCGTTTCCCGGTGGAGGCCGTCTATGACCGGGCGGCGGAAGAGATCGGGGGCCACCTCGCCCGCGGCGAAAATGTCGCGGTCCTGTGCGAGGGTGACCCCTTCTTCTATGGTTCCTTCATGTATTTGTTCGCGCGGCTGGCCGAGGACTGGCCGGTCGATGTGGTACCCGGCGTGTCGTCCCTGACGGCATGCGCCGCGGTCACCGGCACGCCGCTCGCGGCCCTGACCGACGTGCTCACCGTCCTGCCGGCTCCCCTGCCCGACGACACGCTACGTGTAAGGCTGGCCGATACGGATGCGGCGGCGATCATCAAGGTCGGACGGCATCTGCCTCGTATTCGTGCCCTCCTCGACGAACTCGGCCTCGCGAACCGCGCGCAGTATGTCGAGCACGCGACGATGGACCGCCAGGTCATCAGTTCTCTCGAGGCCGTTCCGAGGACCGCCGCGCCCTATTTCTCGATGATCCTGGTCCACAAGCGCGGTACGGCCTGGTCATGA
- the cobJ gene encoding precorrin-3B C(17)-methyltransferase: protein MSKDRDIAIVALTRGGARLARKLQADMPQSRVHGLAGRVDDCDTPFTEATAHLAALFATGQAIVGICAAGILIRALATGLDDKRNEPPVIAVSPDGQHVVPLLGGHHGANRLATRVADITGGSAAVTTAGEALHGIALDDPPPGWALANPESAKPVMAALLAGDHPTMVIEAGDPAWLADLPIGRDGAWMIRISDRAITPAADEFLIHPPTLALGVGCERDCDPDELIALVDDTLAGAGLSPASVAAVTSIDVKMDEAAVHAVAAHLEAPIRYFEAARLEAETPRLENPSEIVFREVGAHGVAEAAALAAVGSEGKLVVAKRKSVRATCAVARGTHIDPANVGTARGTLSIVGTGPGDAAHRIPATDTAVAAATDLVGYGPYLDLLGVAAHGRQRHDFGLGAEEERCRHALELAAAGRNVALVSSGDPGIFAMASLVFELLDRDANPAWQRIAISVHPGVSAMQLAAARAGAPLGHDFCAISLSDLLTPWPAIEARLRAAAQADFVVALYNPASRRRRQQFETARDILLAHRPDDTPVVVARNLARPGEQVSIVPLAELSLDAIDMLTIVIIGNSQSQSIAGGASRWTYTPRGYAAKAQDKMRTKTRS from the coding sequence ATGAGCAAGGATCGTGACATCGCGATTGTCGCGCTCACCCGGGGCGGCGCGCGCCTCGCCCGGAAACTTCAGGCCGACATGCCGCAATCAAGGGTTCATGGCCTCGCGGGCCGGGTCGATGATTGCGACACCCCGTTCACGGAAGCGACCGCCCATCTCGCCGCCCTTTTCGCCACCGGACAGGCGATCGTCGGCATCTGTGCTGCGGGCATCCTGATCCGCGCACTGGCGACCGGGCTCGACGACAAACGAAACGAACCGCCGGTCATCGCCGTATCTCCGGACGGCCAGCATGTCGTGCCTCTCCTGGGCGGCCATCACGGCGCCAACCGGCTCGCCACGCGGGTCGCCGATATCACGGGCGGGTCAGCCGCGGTCACCACCGCGGGAGAGGCGCTGCACGGCATCGCCCTCGACGACCCGCCGCCCGGCTGGGCGCTCGCCAACCCCGAATCCGCAAAGCCGGTGATGGCGGCCCTGCTGGCCGGCGACCATCCGACCATGGTCATCGAGGCCGGGGACCCGGCCTGGCTCGCCGACCTGCCGATCGGGCGCGACGGCGCATGGATGATCCGGATCAGCGATCGGGCGATCACACCGGCGGCCGACGAGTTTCTGATCCATCCCCCGACCCTCGCGCTGGGGGTCGGTTGCGAGCGGGACTGCGATCCCGACGAACTGATCGCACTCGTCGACGACACACTCGCCGGCGCCGGGCTGTCGCCGGCATCGGTGGCGGCGGTCACCAGCATCGATGTCAAAATGGACGAGGCCGCAGTGCATGCGGTCGCCGCGCATCTGGAGGCTCCGATACGGTATTTCGAGGCCGCGCGCCTCGAAGCCGAAACCCCACGACTGGAAAATCCGTCGGAGATCGTCTTCCGCGAGGTTGGCGCTCACGGCGTGGCCGAAGCCGCGGCGCTCGCCGCTGTCGGCAGCGAAGGCAAATTGGTCGTCGCCAAGCGGAAATCCGTGCGGGCGACCTGCGCGGTGGCGCGTGGCACCCATATCGACCCGGCAAACGTCGGAACCGCACGGGGAACATTGTCGATCGTGGGCACCGGGCCCGGCGACGCGGCCCATCGCATACCCGCCACCGACACGGCCGTCGCCGCCGCCACGGATCTCGTGGGTTACGGGCCTTATCTGGACCTGCTGGGCGTCGCGGCGCATGGCAGGCAACGACATGATTTCGGGCTCGGCGCCGAGGAAGAGCGCTGCCGTCATGCGCTCGAACTCGCGGCGGCCGGCCGCAACGTGGCGCTGGTTTCCAGCGGCGACCCGGGCATCTTCGCGATGGCGAGCCTGGTCTTCGAACTTCTGGACCGAGACGCAAATCCCGCCTGGCAACGCATTGCGATTTCGGTCCACCCGGGAGTCTCGGCCATGCAGCTCGCCGCCGCGCGGGCGGGCGCGCCGCTCGGTCATGATTTCTGCGCGATTTCGCTGTCGGACCTGCTGACCCCCTGGCCGGCGATCGAGGCGCGGCTGCGCGCGGCGGCCCAGGCGGATTTCGTGGTCGCACTCTACAATCCCGCCAGCCGCCGCCGGCGTCAGCAGTTCGAGACCGCCCGCGACATTCTCCTGGCACACCGGCCGGACGACACGCCCGTCGTCGTGGCCCGAAACCTCGCGCGCCCGGGCGAGCAGGTGAGCATCGTTCCCCTGGCAGAACTCTCGCTCGATGCCATCGATATGTTGACCATCGTGATCATCGGCAACAGCCAGTCGCAATCCATCGCCGGCGGCGCGTCGCGCTGGACCTACACGCCGCGCGGTTACGCGGCCAAGGCGCAAGACAAGATGCGGACGAAGACGCGCAGCTAG
- the cobM gene encoding precorrin-4 C(11)-methyltransferase, giving the protein MTVYFIGAGPGAPDLITLRGRDLIARCPVCLYAGSLVPREILAHAPANAEITDTAPLHLDEIIDRIAAAHSAGDDIARVHSGDPSLYGAIGEQMRRLDALAIPYEIVPGVPAFAAASAALRRELTLPGVSQSVILTRTSVRASDMPAGEELASLATSGATLAVHLSINNLANVVRDLTPHYGGDCPVVVGYRVSWPDERFIRGTLETIRDLVKGSGITRTALILVGPVLAEDLAEEFGFEDSRLYAASHHHVLRPAKKSADRS; this is encoded by the coding sequence ATGACCGTCTACTTCATCGGCGCCGGCCCCGGCGCGCCGGACCTGATCACACTTCGCGGCCGAGACCTCATCGCGCGCTGCCCGGTTTGCCTGTATGCGGGCTCGCTGGTGCCCCGTGAAATTCTGGCACACGCACCGGCGAATGCCGAGATCACCGACACCGCGCCGCTGCATCTGGATGAGATCATCGACCGGATCGCCGCGGCGCATTCGGCCGGGGACGACATTGCCCGGGTGCATTCGGGCGATCCGTCGCTGTATGGCGCGATCGGCGAACAGATGCGCCGCCTCGACGCGCTCGCAATTCCCTATGAGATCGTCCCCGGCGTCCCGGCCTTTGCAGCGGCTTCCGCGGCGCTGCGCCGCGAGCTCACCCTCCCCGGCGTCAGCCAGAGCGTGATCCTGACCCGCACCTCCGTTCGCGCCAGCGACATGCCGGCGGGCGAAGAGCTGGCCAGTCTCGCCACGTCCGGTGCCACGCTGGCCGTCCATCTGTCGATCAACAATCTGGCCAATGTGGTGCGCGATCTGACGCCCCATTATGGCGGCGATTGCCCCGTCGTCGTCGGCTATCGCGTAAGCTGGCCCGACGAACGGTTCATCCGCGGCACGCTGGAAACCATCCGGGACCTCGTCAAGGGATCGGGAATCACCCGCACCGCGTTGATCCTGGTCGGGCCGGTCCTGGCCGAGGATCTCGCCGAAGAATTCGGGTTCGAGGACAGCCGCCTGTATGCAGCCAGTCACCATCATGTGTTGCGGCCGGCGAAGAAATCGGCCGACCGCAGCTAG
- a CDS encoding ankyrin repeat domain-containing protein, whose translation MLMFRNTALASRRAFVRGALIFAVVALTPAGMMGPAAAQTNILADDALIVAVYEDRVEKVRELLVRQHPKSRADTDGRTALIWGSIQGSYESVELLLEDKVLVNQVDDVGNGALYHAAENGHTELVDLLLTYNALINQENRDGRTPLMAAVRAGHPQIVQLLIGAGADVTISDFTGRTALDLAHDGRSRRVVQILENAGAR comes from the coding sequence ATGCTGATGTTCAGAAATACTGCTCTCGCGTCTCGGCGCGCCTTCGTGCGCGGCGCTTTGATATTTGCGGTTGTCGCGTTGACGCCGGCGGGAATGATGGGGCCGGCGGCGGCCCAGACCAATATTCTGGCCGACGATGCGCTGATCGTGGCGGTCTATGAGGACCGGGTGGAAAAGGTGCGCGAGTTGCTGGTGCGCCAACACCCCAAATCCCGCGCCGACACCGATGGGCGCACGGCGCTGATCTGGGGCTCGATCCAGGGCAGCTATGAATCGGTCGAACTCCTGCTCGAGGACAAGGTGCTGGTGAACCAGGTCGACGATGTGGGCAACGGCGCGCTTTATCATGCGGCGGAGAACGGCCATACCGAACTCGTGGACCTGCTGCTGACCTATAACGCCTTGATAAACCAGGAGAACCGTGACGGACGAACGCCTCTCATGGCGGCGGTCCGTGCGGGCCATCCGCAAATCGTGCAATTGCTGATCGGCGCGGGCGCCGACGTGACGATTTCGGACTTCACCGGTCGCACGGCGCTCGATCTTGCCCACGATGGCCGTTCGAGGCGCGTTGTCCAGATTCTCGAGAATGCCGGCGCGCGCTAG
- a CDS encoding cobalt-precorrin-6A reductase, which produces MSPERKTVLILGGTTEAVRLADRLAAGWGDRFDIVTSLAGRTRAPVGVAGEVRVGGFGGVAPMTQYLEKRGVAAVLDATHPFAARISENARAACTAAGVARIALVRPPWERAPGDDWRMQSDLAAAAAALPGVGKRAFLTVGRTDLDAFTPCADIWFLVRMIEIPDTPLPLPAYQAISGRGPFDVDTEMRLMEEHKIDVLVCKASGGEATRAKLVAARRSGIPVLMVERPPAPGGPLADSLDTVVAWFAEQAT; this is translated from the coding sequence ATGTCCCCGGAACGAAAGACCGTGCTGATCCTGGGCGGGACCACGGAGGCGGTGAGGCTGGCCGACCGACTGGCAGCCGGGTGGGGAGACCGTTTCGATATTGTGACCTCGCTGGCCGGACGGACCCGGGCGCCGGTGGGCGTGGCGGGTGAGGTTCGGGTTGGCGGGTTCGGCGGGGTGGCCCCGATGACGCAGTATCTGGAAAAGCGCGGTGTTGCCGCGGTGCTGGATGCCACGCATCCCTTCGCGGCCCGGATCTCCGAGAATGCGCGCGCGGCCTGTACGGCCGCCGGCGTGGCGCGTATCGCGCTGGTCCGGCCTCCATGGGAACGCGCCCCCGGCGATGATTGGCGCATGCAGTCCGATCTCGCCGCGGCTGCGGCCGCGCTGCCGGGTGTCGGAAAACGTGCGTTCCTGACGGTGGGGCGCACCGATCTGGACGCTTTTACGCCCTGTGCGGACATCTGGTTTCTCGTCCGGATGATCGAGATTCCCGACACGCCATTGCCGCTGCCGGCATATCAGGCGATCTCCGGACGCGGGCCGTTCGATGTGGATACCGAGATGCGGTTGATGGAAGAACATAAAATCGACGTACTCGTGTGCAAGGCATCGGGTGGAGAGGCGACCCGTGCGAAGCTGGTTGCCGCCCGGCGGTCTGGAATTCCGGTACTGATGGTGGAACGACCACCGGCTCCGGGAGGCCCTCTCGCCGACAGTTTGGATACGGTCGTTGCGTGGTTTGCCGAACAGGCGACTTGA
- a CDS encoding cobalt-precorrin-5B (C(1))-methyltransferase has product MSDAPDTQEDSARPPSGTLRRGWTTGACATAAAKAAYEAVLSRRFPDPVAVRLPRGLRATFDLAETRLSDTGAYAAVIKDAGDDPDVTHGARICCEVTPGLPGSGVCFAAGEGVGTVTLPGLPIPPGEPAINPKPREMIAAALHDVAADYGVTPDVLVTISIPGGLALAERTANARLGIVGGLSVLGTTGVVIPYSCASWIHSIHRGVDVARATGIGHVAGATGRTSEAAVQAHYALPERALIDMGDFAGALLKYVRAHPLPRLSVAGGFGKLSKLADGCMDLHSSRSSVDVAALASRLADLGAPAELQARAHAAVSAGAVLAIAADAGLEAPLAEAVARGAREVCRASVAGATDIDVLVVARDGRVLAHVGP; this is encoded by the coding sequence ATGAGCGATGCGCCCGACACCCAGGAAGATTCGGCCCGTCCGCCGTCGGGGACGTTGCGACGCGGCTGGACCACCGGCGCCTGTGCCACGGCGGCCGCGAAGGCGGCCTATGAAGCCGTGCTGAGCCGGCGGTTCCCCGATCCGGTCGCGGTGCGGCTGCCGCGCGGCTTGCGTGCGACCTTCGATCTCGCCGAAACCCGCTTGTCGGACACCGGGGCCTATGCAGCCGTGATCAAGGATGCGGGCGACGACCCGGATGTCACCCATGGCGCGCGCATCTGTTGCGAGGTGACACCGGGGCTGCCGGGATCGGGTGTTTGTTTTGCGGCCGGGGAAGGCGTGGGCACCGTGACGTTGCCGGGATTGCCGATCCCGCCGGGTGAACCCGCGATCAACCCCAAACCCCGCGAGATGATCGCGGCGGCGCTGCACGATGTTGCCGCAGACTATGGGGTCACGCCGGATGTGCTGGTCACGATCTCCATTCCCGGCGGCCTGGCACTGGCGGAGAGAACGGCGAATGCGCGCCTCGGAATCGTCGGGGGGCTCAGTGTGCTGGGCACGACCGGCGTGGTGATACCGTATTCATGCGCGTCGTGGATTCACTCCATCCATCGCGGGGTCGATGTCGCGCGCGCCACGGGAATCGGGCATGTCGCCGGTGCCACCGGCCGCACGTCCGAGGCGGCGGTCCAGGCGCATTATGCGCTTCCCGAGCGCGCGCTGATCGATATGGGAGATTTCGCCGGCGCCCTGCTGAAATATGTCCGCGCTCACCCGTTGCCGCGCCTGTCCGTGGCCGGCGGTTTCGGCAAGCTTTCAAAGCTCGCGGACGGGTGCATGGACCTGCATTCGAGCCGCTCGTCCGTCGATGTCGCGGCACTCGCCTCGCGGCTTGCGGACCTGGGGGCGCCCGCCGAATTGCAGGCACGCGCACATGCGGCGGTCTCGGCCGGCGCGGTTCTGGCGATTGCGGCCGATGCGGGGCTTGAGGCGCCACTGGCCGAGGCGGTTGCGCGGGGCGCGCGCGAGGTCTGCCGCGCGTCGGTGGCGGGTGCCACGGATATCGATGTCCTGGTCGTGGCGCGGGACGGGCGGGTTCTGGCACATGTCGGTCCCTGA
- the cobA gene encoding uroporphyrinogen-III C-methyltransferase yields MNIDELNLPTFQAGWVWLVGAGPGDPALLTVGALHALQSADVVVHDALVDDRILALAAADAELIYAGKRGGKPSPKQPDISARLVALAREGKRVLRLKGGDPFLFGRGGEEALALVAAEIPFRIVPGVTAAIGGLAYAGIPMTHRATATAVTFVTGHNLSGKVPDDLDWGALANGAQVLVFYMALKHIDEIVARLIAAGRAADSPAALVAHATTDAQQVVETTLAGAGQAAADVSPPALFVVGDVVRLRQGLDWLGALSGRILDPDPLGHSDIRDAV; encoded by the coding sequence ATGAATATCGACGAACTGAATCTCCCGACGTTTCAGGCCGGCTGGGTCTGGCTGGTCGGCGCCGGGCCGGGCGACCCGGCCCTGCTGACCGTGGGCGCATTGCACGCCCTGCAATCGGCAGACGTCGTGGTCCATGACGCCCTGGTCGACGACCGCATTCTGGCGCTCGCGGCGGCGGACGCCGAGTTGATCTATGCGGGCAAGCGCGGCGGCAAGCCATCGCCGAAGCAGCCCGATATTTCCGCGCGCCTCGTCGCCCTGGCGCGTGAAGGAAAGCGCGTTCTGCGCCTGAAGGGCGGTGACCCCTTCCTGTTCGGACGGGGCGGCGAAGAAGCGCTCGCACTCGTCGCGGCCGAGATTCCGTTCCGCATCGTGCCCGGGGTAACCGCCGCGATCGGCGGCCTGGCCTATGCCGGCATTCCCATGACCCACCGCGCGACCGCGACAGCCGTGACCTTCGTGACCGGGCATAATCTTTCGGGCAAGGTACCCGATGATCTGGATTGGGGTGCGCTGGCCAACGGGGCCCAGGTCCTCGTCTTTTATATGGCGTTGAAACATATTGACGAAATCGTCGCCCGGCTGATCGCCGCCGGACGCGCAGCCGACAGCCCGGCCGCACTCGTGGCCCACGCGACGACGGACGCACAGCAGGTCGTCGAGACCACGCTCGCCGGGGCCGGTCAGGCCGCCGCCGATGTCTCGCCGCCCGCACTTTTCGTCGTTGGCGATGTCGTCCGCCTGCGCCAGGGCCTCGACTGGCTCGGCGCGCTTTCCGGCCGAATTCTTGACCCCGACCCGCTGGGGCATTCGGATATTCGCGATGCGGTCTGA
- a CDS encoding cyd operon YbgE family protein, with protein sequence MRSDRLRKAGPETPSRVPRLVSALLVIASAITVFAYPEIVDRPLGLPEKLNAAIIGLGALAGVIHMLGIVPQQRQLRAFAGPAVAWPVMAAGIVSLITS encoded by the coding sequence ATGCGGTCTGACCGCCTTCGCAAAGCCGGGCCAGAGACGCCATCGAGGGTACCGAGGCTTGTCTCGGCGCTTCTCGTGATCGCCTCGGCGATTACGGTCTTTGCGTACCCGGAAATCGTGGACCGGCCGCTCGGACTGCCCGAAAAACTCAACGCCGCGATCATCGGGCTGGGAGCGTTGGCGGGGGTCATCCATATGCTGGGGATCGTGCCGCAACAACGCCAGCTACGCGCATTTGCCGGCCCTGCGGTTGCCTGGCCGGTGATGGCGGCGGGCATCGTGTCGCTGATCACGTCATGA
- a CDS encoding cobyrinate a,c-diamide synthase: protein MNTPHGLIIAAPASGSGKTVLTLGLLRALRNAGHDVTGAKAGPDYIDPAFHTAACGRPAFNLDSWAMRPETLAGLVAGRARSAETPSTIIVEGVMGLFDGVHLPDRPDAGSTADLAALTGWPVVLVIDAAKQAASIGALVSGFARHRADVRVAGVIFNRVASPAHEAVLRDATRAAAPEVQLLGSVGRDPALTTPERHLGLVQAGEHDDLERFIEAAARTVSETVDIGALLELAGPCEISHPGTAAPAPLPPLDQRVAVAHDAAFAFSYPATLNGWQAAGAEILPFSPLADDAPDPSAGAIYLPGGYPELHAGTLAAADRFLGGLRSAANQSVEIFGECGGYMVLGRGLVDADGGRHAMAGLLPVETSFAVRRLHLGYRVARLQSDGPLGPAGSNFRGHEFHYASIVNEATGTPLFTTTNARGETLGPAGATAGSVCGSFIHLIDRAAP, encoded by the coding sequence ATGAACACCCCACATGGCCTGATCATCGCCGCGCCCGCGTCGGGCAGCGGCAAGACCGTACTCACCCTGGGTTTGCTGCGGGCGCTTCGGAATGCAGGGCACGACGTGACCGGCGCGAAGGCGGGACCGGATTACATCGACCCGGCGTTTCACACTGCCGCCTGTGGCCGACCCGCTTTCAATCTGGACTCCTGGGCGATGCGGCCGGAGACGCTGGCAGGTCTCGTCGCAGGCCGCGCCCGTTCGGCGGAGACCCCGTCGACCATCATCGTCGAAGGCGTTATGGGCCTGTTCGACGGGGTCCATCTGCCCGATCGGCCCGACGCGGGCTCTACCGCCGACCTCGCCGCCTTGACCGGCTGGCCGGTGGTGTTGGTGATCGATGCGGCAAAGCAGGCCGCAAGCATCGGCGCGCTGGTCAGCGGCTTTGCGCGCCACCGGGCCGATGTGCGGGTCGCCGGGGTGATCTTCAACCGGGTGGCCAGCCCCGCCCACGAAGCCGTGCTGCGTGACGCCACACGCGCCGCCGCGCCGGAGGTTCAACTGCTCGGCAGCGTCGGTCGCGATCCCGCGCTGACCACGCCCGAACGGCATCTCGGGCTGGTTCAGGCCGGCGAGCATGACGACCTGGAGCGGTTCATCGAAGCGGCCGCCCGCACGGTGTCGGAGACGGTCGATATCGGCGCGCTCCTGGAACTGGCCGGCCCCTGCGAGATTTCACATCCCGGCACGGCGGCGCCCGCGCCGTTACCACCCCTCGATCAGCGGGTCGCCGTGGCGCACGATGCGGCGTTCGCCTTTTCCTATCCCGCGACCCTCAACGGCTGGCAGGCGGCCGGCGCGGAAATACTGCCGTTTTCTCCCTTGGCGGATGACGCACCGGACCCGTCCGCCGGCGCCATCTACCTGCCGGGTGGCTATCCGGAACTCCATGCCGGCACCCTCGCCGCGGCTGACCGTTTCTTGGGCGGCCTGCGCAGCGCGGCAAACCAAAGCGTGGAAATATTCGGCGAGTGCGGCGGCTACATGGTGCTCGGCCGGGGCCTCGTCGATGCGGATGGGGGACGTCACGCGATGGCGGGCCTGCTCCCGGTCGAGACGAGTTTTGCCGTGCGCCGCCTCCATCTGGGATATCGTGTCGCGCGCCTTCAATCCGACGGACCGCTCGGGCCTGCCGGCAGCAACTTTCGCGGCCATGAGTTCCACTATGCCTCCATCGTGAATGAAGCGACCGGGACGCCGTTGTTCACCACGACAAACGCACGCGGCGAGACGTTGGGTCCGGCGGGGGCGACGGCGGGATCCGTGTGCGGATCATTCATTCACCTGATCGACCGGGCGGCCCCATGA
- a CDS encoding YcgN family cysteine cluster protein: protein MTESKPFWKTKALADMDEAEWESLCDGCGQCCLYKLEDADTGEFALTDVACRYLDHDTCRCTDYANRSRNVPDCVKVKPDNIAALRWMPATCAYRLLAEGKELFWWHPLVSGDPDSVHDSGASIRGKAINEDTVDDLEDHVVQQLNAQLENGVPPLGETPNDPSKDQETD, encoded by the coding sequence ATGACCGAGAGCAAACCATTCTGGAAGACCAAGGCGCTCGCCGACATGGACGAGGCGGAATGGGAATCTCTGTGCGACGGCTGCGGCCAATGCTGTCTCTACAAGCTCGAAGACGCCGACACCGGCGAGTTCGCGCTGACCGACGTGGCGTGCCGCTATCTCGATCACGACACATGCCGTTGTACCGACTACGCGAACCGCAGCCGCAACGTGCCCGACTGCGTCAAGGTGAAGCCCGACAACATCGCCGCGCTGCGCTGGATGCCGGCGACCTGCGCCTACCGGCTCCTCGCCGAGGGGAAGGAACTATTCTGGTGGCACCCGCTGGTGTCGGGCGATCCGGACAGCGTGCATGATTCCGGCGCGTCCATTCGCGGCAAGGCGATCAACGAGGATACGGTGGACGATCTGGAAGATCATGTGGTCCAGCAACTCAATGCGCAGTTGGAGAACGGAGTCCCGCCATTGGGCGAAACGCCGAACGACCCGTCGAAAGACCAAGAGACAGACTGA
- a CDS encoding dihydrodipicolinate synthase family protein: protein MTTQPAGVFAASLTPMTADLEIDVPRAVAHNQWLLANGCNGVAPLGTTGEANSLSLDERLALLDALADAGITGPQLIAGVGCTAIPDTVTLTRKALANGAGGVLMLPPFYYKAPSEDGLFAAYAEVIERVGDSALEIYLYNFPQQVGFELPLSLIARLVEAFPDTVVGSKDSSGDWPRMERTLAELPGFRLFPGSEEFLLAGLRQGGVGCISATVNVTAPQSQDVYANWRGDNADDLQNYLTELRMAFKGLPAIPVMKAYHARERNDPGFANLRPPFTPASDADLATVSERLAAASFKLAA from the coding sequence ATGACAACCCAACCCGCCGGCGTGTTCGCCGCCTCGCTGACGCCGATGACCGCCGATCTCGAGATCGATGTGCCCCGCGCGGTCGCGCATAATCAGTGGCTGCTCGCGAATGGGTGCAACGGGGTTGCCCCGCTGGGCACCACGGGTGAGGCAAACTCCCTTTCTCTCGATGAACGTCTGGCCCTTCTCGACGCGCTGGCGGACGCCGGCATCACCGGACCGCAACTGATCGCCGGGGTCGGCTGCACCGCGATTCCCGACACGGTTACCCTGACCCGCAAGGCCCTGGCGAACGGGGCGGGCGGCGTGCTCATGCTACCGCCTTTCTATTACAAGGCGCCGAGCGAGGACGGCCTGTTTGCCGCCTATGCCGAGGTGATCGAGCGGGTCGGCGATTCCGCGCTGGAAATCTACCTCTACAATTTCCCCCAGCAGGTCGGTTTCGAACTGCCCCTGAGCCTGATCGCCAGGCTGGTCGAGGCCTTTCCCGATACCGTCGTCGGGTCGAAGGATTCATCCGGCGACTGGCCGCGTATGGAACGCACCTTGGCTGAACTGCCGGGATTCCGGCTGTTCCCGGGTTCGGAAGAATTCCTGCTGGCCGGCCTTCGCCAGGGCGGCGTTGGCTGCATCTCGGCAACCGTCAACGTCACGGCGCCCCAATCGCAGGACGTCTATGCCAACTGGCGCGGCGACAATGCCGACGATCTGCAGAATTACCTGACCGAGCTGCGCATGGCCTTCAAGGGCCTGCCGGCGATTCCGGTGATGAAGGCCTATCACGCCCGCGAGCGGAACGATCCCGGTTTCGCCAATCTGCGCCCGCCATTTACGCCGGCGAGTGACGCCGATCTGGCGACGGTCAGCGAGCGTCTCGCCGCGGCATCTTTCAAACTGGCTGCCTAG